In Methanofervidicoccus sp. A16, the sequence ATCGTCTAAAAAGACACAGCCTTTTTTATCAAGTATTCCGATTACACCAGGTTTTTTTGCATCGTACCATCGAAAATTAAATATCCCCTTAGTTCCAGATATCTCGTTGGCAATAGCCATACCAATTACCTCATCTATGTATATATAGTTTGGATCCTCATGATAGTTAAAAGGCAGATTTCCCTTAATACCCTCCTCTTCAAGTTTTAAGGCACATATCATCAATATCAACAGGTTAGGGTCTTCCAATTTCCTTAACATTATCTCCTTAAGTTTCAGCCTTACATCCTCCTTATTTTCTGAGATACATAACTCCATAGCAGTATCTACCATGTCTTCCAAGTTTATTCCATATTTCTCTAAACCCTTTAAAAGGAGATTTTTAGAGTTGTTGATTGGAGAATCGTTCATATTGTCACCTTAAAGAATGAGAATCGAGGTTAATATTTCAATTTGTAGTTATGTATGTTATAATTTTAAAAATTAAAACTATATTAAAAATTAAAAGTATAGAGGGTTAGTATTAGAAATAAGTAA encodes:
- a CDS encoding phosphatidylglycerophosphatase A; translated protein: MNDSPINNSKNLLLKGLEKYGINLEDMVDTAMELCISENKEDVRLKLKEIMLRKLEDPNLLILMICALKLEEEGIKGNLPFNYHEDPNYIYIDEVIGMAIANEISGTKGIFNFRWYDAKKPGVIGILDKKGCVFLDDAVAGFIAGCMSKVFE